A genomic region of Fusarium oxysporum Fo47 chromosome VI, complete sequence contains the following coding sequences:
- a CDS encoding fungal hydrophobin-domain-containing protein, with translation MQFYTIVSLFLAGTAYALPATSANGYEACPDGGLFGNPQCCSLNLVGVLSGDCRAPTKTPNSAKEFQAICAESGQKARCCGLSEILELGAFCQKPVGVSA, from the exons ATGCAGTTCTACACCATCGTTTCTCTGTTCCTCGCTGGCACCGCCTACGCCCTGCCGGCTACCTCCGCCAACGGCTATGAGGCTTGCCCCGACGGCGGTCTCTTCGGCAACCCCCAGTGCTGTAGTCTCAACCTCGTTGGAGTCCTCTCTGGTGACTGCCGCGCTC CTACCAAGACTCCCAACAGTGCCAAGGAATTTCAGGCTATCTGCGCCGAGTCTGGCCAGAAGGCCCGCTGCTGTGGCCTCTCTGAGATT CTTGAGCTCGGTGCTTTCTGCCAGAAGCCTGTCGGTGTTTCTGCTTAA